Proteins encoded within one genomic window of Ascaphus truei isolate aAscTru1 chromosome 8, aAscTru1.hap1, whole genome shotgun sequence:
- the LOC142501263 gene encoding hexokinase-1 isoform X2 produces MRLSDETLLDMMARFKREMENGLSRDTNPTAIIKMLPTFVRSIPDGTEKGDFIALDLGGSNFRILRVKVSHEKKLTVQMESEIYDTPDDIIHGSGTRLFDHVAECLGDFMEKKQIKDKKLPVGFTFSFPCIQTKLDEGILVTWTKRFKASGVEGADVVKLLNKAIKKRGDYEADIMAVVNDTVGTMMTCGFDDQRCEVGIIIGTGTNACYMEELRHIDVVEGDEGRMCINTEWGAFGDDGSLEDIRTEFDREIDRGSMNPGKQLFEKMVSGMYMGELVRLILVKMAKEGLLFEGRITPELLTRGKFDTKHVSAIEKSKEGLSKAKDILTRLGVEPSHEDCIAVQHVCTIVSFRSANLIAATLGGILLRLRDNKGVPRLRTTVGIDGSLYKMHPQYSRRLHKTVRRLVPDSDVRFLVSESGSGKGAAMVTAVAYRLAEQRRQIDETLEEFTLTHEQLLEVKKRMRVEIESGLKKKTHESAKVKMLPTFVRSTPDGTENGDFLALDLGGTNFRVLLVKIRSGKKRTVEMHNKIYAIPTDVMQGTGEELFDHIVHCISDFLDYMGIKGAKLPLGFTFSFPCKQTSLDAGILLTWTKGFKSTDCEGEDVVNLLREGIKRREEFDLDVVAIVNDTVGTMMTCAYEDPNCEIGLIVGTGSNACYMEEMKNIEMVDGDQGRMCVNMEWGAFGDNGCLDDVRTVYDKAVDELSLNSGKQRYEKMISGMYLGEIVRNILMDFTKRGFLFRGQISEALKTRGIFETKFLSQIESDRLALLQVRAILQQLGLNSTCDDSIIVKEVCGVVSRRAGQLCGAGMAAVVDKIRENRGLDHLDITVGVDGTLYKLHPHFSRVLHQTVIDLAPKCNVSFLLSEDGSGKGAALITAVGCRLRETEQT; encoded by the exons AAAAGGGAGATTTCATTGCATTGGATCTGGGTGGATCTAATTTTCGTATTCTGCGGGTGAAGGTTTCACATGAGAAAAAGCTGACTGTTCAGATGGAGAGTGAGATTTATGACACGCCAGACGACATCATCCATGGGAGTGGCACACGG CTTTTTGATCATGTTGCTGAATGCCTTGGAGACTTCATGGAAAAGAAGCAGATTAAAGACAAAAAGCTGCCAGTTGGATTCACCTTTTCCTTCCCATGCATACAAACAAAATTAGATGAG GGTATTCTGGTTACGTGGACCAAACGGTTCAAAGCAAGTGGAGTGGAGGGAGCAGATGTCGTCAAGCTGCTAAACAAGGCAATCAAGAAACGCGGG GACTACGAGGCTGACATAATGGCCGTTGTGAATGATACCGTAGGGACTATGATGACTTGTGGGTTTGATGACCAGCGCTGTGAAGTTGGCATAATCATAG GTACTGGTACTAATGCCTGTTACATGGAAGAGTTGAGGCATATAGATGTAGTGGAAGGCGATGAAGGGAGAATGTGCATTAACACGGAGTGGGGAGCGTTTGGTGATGACGGATCTCTCGAGGACATCAGAACGGAGTTTgatagagagattgacagaggatCCATGAACCCAGGAAAACAGCT GTTTGAAAAGATGGTCAGCGGGATGTACATGGGGGAACTGGTCAGGCTTATTTTGGTAAAAATGGCCAAAGAAGGACTTCTTTTTGAAGGGAGAATTACTCCAGAACTGTTAACCAGAGGAAAGTTTGACACGAAGCATGTCTCTGCCATTGAAAA GAGTAAAGAAGGTTTAAGTAAAGCCAAAGACATACTGACCAGACTGGGGGTAGAACCATCCCACGAAGATTGCATTGCTGTACAACACGTGTGTACCATTGTCTCCTTCCGCTCCGCTAATCTGATTGCCGCGACACTGGGCGGCATCCTTCTACGTCTCCGGGACAACAAAGGCGTCCCCAGGCTGCGCACCACAGTGGGCATTGATGGGTCGCTGTACAAGATGCATCCGCA ATATTCCAGGCGCTTGCATAAAACTGTAAGGCGTTTAGTCCCCGACTCGGACGTGCGATTTCTGGTGTCGGAGAGCGGCAGCGGCAAAGGTGCCGCCATGGTGACCGCGGTGGCTTATAGGCTGGCCGAGCAGCGGAGGCAGATCGACGAAACCTTAGAGGAGTTCACGCTTACTCACGAACAGTTATTGGAGGTGAAGAAAAGAATGCGGGTCGAGATCGAGAGCGGGCTCAAGAAAAAGACTCACGAAAGCGCAAAAGTTAAAATGCTGCCAACGTTCGTGCGCAGCACACCGGATGGAACAG AAAATGGCGATTTTCTGGCTCTGGACCTCGGAGGGACGAACTTTCGAGTGTTGCTCGTCAAGATTCGGAGCGGTAAAAAAAGAACGGTGGAAATGCATAATAAAATCTACGCTATCCCTACAGATGTCATGCAGGGAACCGGGGAAGAG cTTTTCGATCACATTGTTCACTGTATTTCTGATTTCCTGGATTACATGGGCATTAAAGGAGCAAAACTTCCACTTGGTTTCACGTTTTCCTTCCCATGCAAGCAGACCAGCTTGGATGCG GGTATTCTTCTAACCTGGACCAAAGGCTTCAAGTCTACAGACTGTGAAGGAGAAGACGTTGTTAATCTTTTACGGGAAGGGATTAAAAGACGAGAG GAGTTTGACTTGGATGTGGTGGCCATAGTGAATGACACAGTTGGAACGATGATGACCTGCGCATATGAAGATCCAAACTGTGAAATTGGTCTCATTGTGG GCACTGGTAGCAACGCGTGCTACATGGAAGAGATGAAGAACATCGAAATGGTAGATGGAGACCAAGGGAGAATGTGTGTTAATATGGAATGGGGAGCGTTTGGGGACAACGGATGTCTGGACGATGTTCGGACAGTTTATGACAAGGCTGTTGATGAATTGTCATTAAATTCAGGAAAGCAAAG GTACGAGAAAATGATCAGCGGCATGTATTTAGGAGAAATTGTCCGCAACATTTTAATGGACTTCACGAAAAGAGGATTTCTGTTCCGAGGTCAGATATCCGAGGCTTTAAAAACCAGAGGCATCTTTGAGACCAAATTTCTTTCACAAATTGAGAG TGACAGATTAGCTTTGCTTCAAGTACGAGCAATCCTCCAGCAACTGGGTCTAAACAGCACCTGTGATGACAGTATCATCGTAAAGGAGGTTTGCGGTGTTGTGTCTAGAAGGGCCGGGCAGTTGTGCGGTGCTGGAATGGCAGCTGTTGTGGATAAAATACGAGAGAACAGAGGCTTGGATCATTTGGATATCACAGTTGGTGTTGATGGGACTCTGTACAAATTACACCCACA CTTTTCCAGAGTCCTGCACCAAACCGTCATCGACCTCGCCCCGAAGTGCAACGTGTCTTTCCTCCTTTCGGAAGACGGCAGCGGAAAAGGGGCGGCCCTCATCACCGCCGTGGGGTGCAGACTTCGCGAAACTGAACAAACTTAA
- the LOC142501263 gene encoding hexokinase-1 isoform X1 has protein sequence MIAAQLLAYYFTQLKDDQVKKIDKYLYAMRLSDETLLDMMARFKREMENGLSRDTNPTAIIKMLPTFVRSIPDGTEKGDFIALDLGGSNFRILRVKVSHEKKLTVQMESEIYDTPDDIIHGSGTRLFDHVAECLGDFMEKKQIKDKKLPVGFTFSFPCIQTKLDEGILVTWTKRFKASGVEGADVVKLLNKAIKKRGDYEADIMAVVNDTVGTMMTCGFDDQRCEVGIIIGTGTNACYMEELRHIDVVEGDEGRMCINTEWGAFGDDGSLEDIRTEFDREIDRGSMNPGKQLFEKMVSGMYMGELVRLILVKMAKEGLLFEGRITPELLTRGKFDTKHVSAIEKSKEGLSKAKDILTRLGVEPSHEDCIAVQHVCTIVSFRSANLIAATLGGILLRLRDNKGVPRLRTTVGIDGSLYKMHPQYSRRLHKTVRRLVPDSDVRFLVSESGSGKGAAMVTAVAYRLAEQRRQIDETLEEFTLTHEQLLEVKKRMRVEIESGLKKKTHESAKVKMLPTFVRSTPDGTENGDFLALDLGGTNFRVLLVKIRSGKKRTVEMHNKIYAIPTDVMQGTGEELFDHIVHCISDFLDYMGIKGAKLPLGFTFSFPCKQTSLDAGILLTWTKGFKSTDCEGEDVVNLLREGIKRREEFDLDVVAIVNDTVGTMMTCAYEDPNCEIGLIVGTGSNACYMEEMKNIEMVDGDQGRMCVNMEWGAFGDNGCLDDVRTVYDKAVDELSLNSGKQRYEKMISGMYLGEIVRNILMDFTKRGFLFRGQISEALKTRGIFETKFLSQIESDRLALLQVRAILQQLGLNSTCDDSIIVKEVCGVVSRRAGQLCGAGMAAVVDKIRENRGLDHLDITVGVDGTLYKLHPHFSRVLHQTVIDLAPKCNVSFLLSEDGSGKGAALITAVGCRLRETEQT, from the exons AAAAGGGAGATTTCATTGCATTGGATCTGGGTGGATCTAATTTTCGTATTCTGCGGGTGAAGGTTTCACATGAGAAAAAGCTGACTGTTCAGATGGAGAGTGAGATTTATGACACGCCAGACGACATCATCCATGGGAGTGGCACACGG CTTTTTGATCATGTTGCTGAATGCCTTGGAGACTTCATGGAAAAGAAGCAGATTAAAGACAAAAAGCTGCCAGTTGGATTCACCTTTTCCTTCCCATGCATACAAACAAAATTAGATGAG GGTATTCTGGTTACGTGGACCAAACGGTTCAAAGCAAGTGGAGTGGAGGGAGCAGATGTCGTCAAGCTGCTAAACAAGGCAATCAAGAAACGCGGG GACTACGAGGCTGACATAATGGCCGTTGTGAATGATACCGTAGGGACTATGATGACTTGTGGGTTTGATGACCAGCGCTGTGAAGTTGGCATAATCATAG GTACTGGTACTAATGCCTGTTACATGGAAGAGTTGAGGCATATAGATGTAGTGGAAGGCGATGAAGGGAGAATGTGCATTAACACGGAGTGGGGAGCGTTTGGTGATGACGGATCTCTCGAGGACATCAGAACGGAGTTTgatagagagattgacagaggatCCATGAACCCAGGAAAACAGCT GTTTGAAAAGATGGTCAGCGGGATGTACATGGGGGAACTGGTCAGGCTTATTTTGGTAAAAATGGCCAAAGAAGGACTTCTTTTTGAAGGGAGAATTACTCCAGAACTGTTAACCAGAGGAAAGTTTGACACGAAGCATGTCTCTGCCATTGAAAA GAGTAAAGAAGGTTTAAGTAAAGCCAAAGACATACTGACCAGACTGGGGGTAGAACCATCCCACGAAGATTGCATTGCTGTACAACACGTGTGTACCATTGTCTCCTTCCGCTCCGCTAATCTGATTGCCGCGACACTGGGCGGCATCCTTCTACGTCTCCGGGACAACAAAGGCGTCCCCAGGCTGCGCACCACAGTGGGCATTGATGGGTCGCTGTACAAGATGCATCCGCA ATATTCCAGGCGCTTGCATAAAACTGTAAGGCGTTTAGTCCCCGACTCGGACGTGCGATTTCTGGTGTCGGAGAGCGGCAGCGGCAAAGGTGCCGCCATGGTGACCGCGGTGGCTTATAGGCTGGCCGAGCAGCGGAGGCAGATCGACGAAACCTTAGAGGAGTTCACGCTTACTCACGAACAGTTATTGGAGGTGAAGAAAAGAATGCGGGTCGAGATCGAGAGCGGGCTCAAGAAAAAGACTCACGAAAGCGCAAAAGTTAAAATGCTGCCAACGTTCGTGCGCAGCACACCGGATGGAACAG AAAATGGCGATTTTCTGGCTCTGGACCTCGGAGGGACGAACTTTCGAGTGTTGCTCGTCAAGATTCGGAGCGGTAAAAAAAGAACGGTGGAAATGCATAATAAAATCTACGCTATCCCTACAGATGTCATGCAGGGAACCGGGGAAGAG cTTTTCGATCACATTGTTCACTGTATTTCTGATTTCCTGGATTACATGGGCATTAAAGGAGCAAAACTTCCACTTGGTTTCACGTTTTCCTTCCCATGCAAGCAGACCAGCTTGGATGCG GGTATTCTTCTAACCTGGACCAAAGGCTTCAAGTCTACAGACTGTGAAGGAGAAGACGTTGTTAATCTTTTACGGGAAGGGATTAAAAGACGAGAG GAGTTTGACTTGGATGTGGTGGCCATAGTGAATGACACAGTTGGAACGATGATGACCTGCGCATATGAAGATCCAAACTGTGAAATTGGTCTCATTGTGG GCACTGGTAGCAACGCGTGCTACATGGAAGAGATGAAGAACATCGAAATGGTAGATGGAGACCAAGGGAGAATGTGTGTTAATATGGAATGGGGAGCGTTTGGGGACAACGGATGTCTGGACGATGTTCGGACAGTTTATGACAAGGCTGTTGATGAATTGTCATTAAATTCAGGAAAGCAAAG GTACGAGAAAATGATCAGCGGCATGTATTTAGGAGAAATTGTCCGCAACATTTTAATGGACTTCACGAAAAGAGGATTTCTGTTCCGAGGTCAGATATCCGAGGCTTTAAAAACCAGAGGCATCTTTGAGACCAAATTTCTTTCACAAATTGAGAG TGACAGATTAGCTTTGCTTCAAGTACGAGCAATCCTCCAGCAACTGGGTCTAAACAGCACCTGTGATGACAGTATCATCGTAAAGGAGGTTTGCGGTGTTGTGTCTAGAAGGGCCGGGCAGTTGTGCGGTGCTGGAATGGCAGCTGTTGTGGATAAAATACGAGAGAACAGAGGCTTGGATCATTTGGATATCACAGTTGGTGTTGATGGGACTCTGTACAAATTACACCCACA CTTTTCCAGAGTCCTGCACCAAACCGTCATCGACCTCGCCCCGAAGTGCAACGTGTCTTTCCTCCTTTCGGAAGACGGCAGCGGAAAAGGGGCGGCCCTCATCACCGCCGTGGGGTGCAGACTTCGCGAAACTGAACAAACTTAA